The following DNA comes from Enterocloster bolteae.
TTTCCTCTTTCTTCTGGTCTTCTAAAAAGGCCACAAGGTTCAGACTGTCATCCGAGCCTCCGATAAAGTTGCCCCAGTATTTTTTGATATACATCTGTCACACCTCCTGTTCTGAGATCAGTCGCTTGATGAGCCAGCCCAAATGTTCCAACCACGCAGGAGCGATCTCACCGCTGTCCTCGTTCTTCCAAAGATCCACAATCTCACGGATGCCGTCCTCGTCCGGCACCTCGTTTTTGATGTCGGTGAGCTGCCGCAGCAGGAAGGCAAGGGCTTCTTTGGATGCTGTGAAACCGGTGACTTTATCCCATATAGCTTCTTCATGATCGTAGTCCAGCTTGCTGTTATCCTTCCATTGGAAATACAGCTCCGCCAGAGCCATAGCGGTGTTATCATAGAGAAAGTCGATGTCGGAGAGATCTTCTCCCAACATACCTTCCTCTTTCATCAGTTCGATCATCTCACCCAGATCCATTACCAGATGCTCCGGTACATATTCATTTTTGAGGATGTCCAGTACATCCAACCCTTCGTCACGCTCTAATGCTTTTATGCCCCATGCTCCCATGTCGGCACCTCTCTTTCTTTATTTCGTATCAAGCTTCTATTGTCAATCATAGTTCTCCAACCGAATGATAGGCCGATAAAAGTCATAATCTCCGTTTAGTTCATTGTCCTCCTGCACTTCTGGCTTACAGTGGGGCGAACAGGGCAGGAAACCGAGAAATGGACCCAGCCCTCCGCAGATATTGCATCCGCCATCGCCGCCGCAGGTGGTAAGCCTATCAGCCTGCACCACTTCCCGCATATAGGGATCGTAGGCGATGGACAGGCCGAAGAAGTTGGGTTCCTCCATGTCATAGGGCCGGTTCTCATCCTCATCCATGTTCTCAAACCAGTGCAGACGCATGGAGTAGTCTAACCCATCTCCCCATGGAAACAGGGTCCGACACCCGCCGCCACACAGGTAGGCCCACTCGTCCGCCGTGGGCAGGGAGAAGCCCCTGTTTTCCAGCATGGCAAGAAGCGCATCGTAGTCTGTGTGGTTATAGATACAGATCTGAAAGCCCTTTTCCGTCCGCTCAATGCGGGCCGACTGATGCAAGGTAAGACTGCTGCTGTCACTCCAGGCAAAATCACGGAATTCCTTCAGCCAGTCAGGGTGGACAGTCAGTCTGGGATCATCCATTTTGACTGGCTCCCAGTTAATTTCCTCCAGCTCCCGGCCCACCAGCATGGGTCCAATGGCCGCCTGCCGAACAGGAGCCATGCTTTCCCGAATCATCTCCTCCGGGTCCCGCTCCATTTCCCATTCTCGGAACAGATACTCCAATTCCTCCCGGCTCTCCTGATTCAGTCCCACGGCAAACTGCTCCCAGCCCAGGGTGACGGTATCGCCGGGGACAAAGACGAACTCCCGGCCATCTTTCTCGAAGATGCCGGTGGTGTAGCTCTGGCCCCAACGGTCAAAGGTATGTAGACCGAGAAAGGTCATATCATAACGATCAGCCAAGCTTTCCATCAGCGTTTGCTTCTCGGTTGTATCCATTTGATTGAATTGGGGACGGGACAGTTTTTCGTTCATGGCAAGTCCTCCTTCGATTCGTTTTGCGTGTTCCAGCAGATAGCTCCGACCATCCTGCTTGGCCCGTTCCAAGTATTGTGGAAGCAGGTCGGAATGGATGGCGTCCAGTGAGACCAGAACGGCGATCCGCTGGTATTCCGGAAGTTCAGGAGAGTAACAGTTGCGCTCCCAGAACAGCGGAGCGAACTGCTCCACACAGTCAGGACGCAGAGCGGGCATCGCCAAAAGTGCCCGCCGGCTTACATATTCATTGGGGTCCTTTGCGAAGTCCAGGATCATGTCTTTGACTTCCTGGCTGCACGGACATTCTGACAGATATGCGGCAAACTGCCACTTGGCCTCACTCTCATTGGAGGCTGCGGCCCTGCGGCAGAGGCGCTCGAACCATTGGGGATGGGAAGTGGTCTCCTGTATAAACCCCTCCGCTTCGTTGTCCCTGGCGATCAGATAGACCATCTCATCCAGTAGGACGCTGTCTGCTGTTTCTGCATCCATTTGGGTCAACACATGGCAAAAGGCATCAAATATATCATTCCACGCAGGGTAATCGACCTCCCATGCACCGCCGATCTCCTCGGTGGTTTTTCCGGGATAAGTGATTTCCTGCCACTGATGAAATTTTCCTACCTGCTCCAGCAGGCACTCCCTGATGTCCTTTGCCATACGCTTACCTCACAATTCTTTGCACAGGTTTCCCAGTTCCAATGCCTGTTCCACAAGGCCCAGGAGCAGGCTGGAAAAATTCTCGGCAATCTCCTCCAGATCGGCATAGTCACGGTTATAGCCCCGGACTCTGCCGCTCTCCAAGTCGATAAATACGATACTCCCGTCACCCAAGCCTCCGATTGGAAAGGTGGGGCCGTGGTCATATTCGCTCATGTAATCCTCATAAGCCTCTTGAAAAATCGGGTAGGCTTCTTCCAACTCTTTCAGTGTGAAGATCCACGGCTCCGCCAAATAGCAGCCGCCGAAGTTCAAAAGCAGCCAGCGGTACTCTGCTGGGATGGGAGTATACCTGCTTTCAAATCGTTTCACAGCATCCTCCGGTTCTGGGCGGGTACCCTTTGTGAAGGCACTTGCTTCATAAGCGGCCTTGATTTTGTCACGGTATCCCTCCAATTTTCTTACCTGCATCATGTTCACCTCTGATTTCTCCCGTTCGGCAGTCCGCGATTTCTTTTCTACAAAGCGAACTGCCTCTGTCAACAGCGCGGGAAGCTGATTTCCGTCTGCCGTTTCATACCGCTTGACTGGATGCGTCCAATCAAAATTATGAATGATAGAAATGATGTATCTGTCCTGATACCAGCCCATATCCAACAAAAATCCGTTTGGATATTCCACTTGCAGCATATCTTCTTTTTGTGTGTCATCCAAAAAGGTGACTGTTCCAGTGCCAAAATCCACCTTGCGCCACGCTTGAACCATCGTTTGTCCTCCTACAGCCGATCCAGATTCTCTTGCAAATCGCCCTGCATCAAGTGCTGGGCAATGGCTTGGTTCAGTGCCTTATATGAGTGATAGGCTGCCTGCTCTACATCGTGCAGGCACTCCTCCATCAGTGCCTCCGGAGAAATGCCTTCCCGTTTGCCATAAAGATGGCCGAAGGCATAGCACACGGACTTGAGAAAGCCGAAAATGTAGTCGTGATTTCCACGCATACTGGGCAGGTCATTGAACGAGCCCATGCCGCCATAAGCCCGAAGGTGGTGGGCGACCTCCCGCCGCTGGGTCCAGTCCTCAATATCCCGTTCCAGCCAGTCAATCCAGTTTTGGAACTCTGGATGGTCTGCCAGAAGGATGGAGCGCAGACAGGTCAGAGCTTCGGTATAAATATCTGTCTGTTTCATCCAATTTCTCCCGTCCCCTTTAATTCTTCATTATAGGCGTGGCTCTCCCAGATGGCCTCAAATTCCGCCTGCTCTATGATGCAGGCGTGGAATTCCTCGCCCCAGACATGGGCGTTCAACTCCTCCACAGTGGGGATCGGCGTAATCTCGATGGCACCGTCGTAAAGGTCAGGGTTGTTGTGGGTGCGGCCATCTGCAAAAATGTCGATGGAGCGATGGGCCAGCCGCTCATTTTCGGTATCCACTTCATAGAGGATGACCGCTGGTTCACCCTCCGGTGCGCCCTCCCAAAAGAGCTTGATGTACTCGATCTTGCCAAGATAAGTCCGCATCGCTTTTTCATCGGCACAGGCTACTCGGATCATTTTTGCCAGCAGCATCAGGTCATCGATGTATTGGGAGTACACGCAGAACACATCTTCGTCGGAGTCGAAGTGAAACAGATCCACGCCGCTGTTGTTTTCCTCGAACTCCTGGATCACGCCCCGGACAAGCCGCTCCCAATCCTCGCTGCTGCCGATCAGTCCCAGCCGTCGGAATTCCTCTGTCCGGAATCCGTCACTGATTTTCAGCAGAAGGGAGATCGCATAGGGGTGGTGGGGAATGAGAAAGAATGGCGCGATCTGCTCCGGCTTCGCCCAAATTTTGAAGGGCGGGCGCGGGTCAGGTATCCAGGGCAAGATTTCCCATTCGTCCTCCGGTCGGTTTCCGTATTGGCAAAGGTCTTTCATAGTGTTCTCCTCATTCGATGTCGTTTCGTTCTTCTTTTACATCCAGTGGAGCACCGTCCAGAGATGTGATCTGTGACAGTTCTGTTTCAGTCAGATTCTTCAGGAAAATGCAGTATTCGTCCGGGTGGCCTCCCACAAATTCCATTTTAGGCATTCCGATCTGCTGTGGGTCGGTGATCCACAGGCAAGGCTCTCCTGTTGCCCAAAACCGAGTCAGAGTAAGAATTTGGCCGTTGTAAATCACTTTCTGTTCCATCTTCATTTCTCCTGCATTTGCCTCAGTAGCTTCACGATCCGCTCCCGGTTCTTTGCGGTTTTCATAAAGGTGGGGAGATGGTCGGCCTGGGTCATTTTCGCTCTTCCCGGCGGCTTTTCCCGCAGGTCGGCGCTGAGATAGCCGATCAGATAGGCAAGATGTTCTCGGTTGAGTGCCCATACAGGTTTTCCCTGAAATGAAGTCAAAAACCATAGTTCCAACCCGAAATAAGGTTCTCGTCCATCCCTGATTTCGCCAATATATGAAAACGCCTCCGCTGTTTTATGGACTTCTCCCGGCATGGTTGTCCCACAATAGGGGCAGGCCACATGGAGAACGGAAAAGTGCTGCCTTTCCTCATCTTCAATATCCACCCGGTAGTACCTGCCGCAGTTTTTGCACTGGTTATGGACATCGTAGCGGTAGATCGTCCGATCACGGGCCACCTGATGGCCGCAGCTCAGGCAGCGGAAATAGGCATTATCCTCATCCGCGGTCACCACGCCCGTGCCATGACACTTGGGGCATTTCACCTGAATGCCGGAGGTGAGGGCGTCGTATGCACTGTATGTAAAGTAGGGTTCATCAACAATTCGGCTCATACGCCCACACGCTCCTTTCAAGAAATTGCTTTCACAGCCGAAATCGGAATGGTTTCAAATCCTTTGCTTTGATTGTCAGATCCGCAACGATCTTTTGCAGGAATTTTACCTGTTCCAGATACTCCGCAGGCGCGTGGATCTGCTCCAGATAGCCTATATAGCGGATGATCTGATCCAGTGCCCGTTTCCTGTATTTTGCGATTTCCCCCAAATGGGAATAACTGCGGCCTGCCACATAGCTTGGAACATCTATGTTCCGAATGGTTTCTATATCAAGCGACCCGTGCTCCTCTTTCTCAGATTGAATGGTGGACAGCATATCTTCCGCAGAAAAACGGATGCCGCGCTCGCAGAGAAACCGCAGTTCATCAAACAGGTGGTTCGCCACAAAGTGTTCAGCCAAGGGCTCAAAAATTACATCATCCTGATACCAGCCTCCGTGGGCGCAGGAGATCAGTTCACGGTAACGCTTTTCTGTGATCCACTGGCGCAGTATCTCTTTGATCCCGCGCATCCATGCGTCCAGCCGGGCCTTTGTTTCTTCGGGGCTATCGTTGGCTGTCCCATAGCAGGGCAGACCATTGTCTTTCAGCCACTTGGTTACTTCTTTGCTGAATTTTGTGTAGCTCAATGTGACACCCCTTTCAAAAATCCCTCAACTGCTCAAACTTCTCCATCAGGGCATCCTTCTGGAGCGTGCCATCCGGCAGGGCATCCAGGATACCCCGCAGAGCCATGTAAATTTCATCCCGCTCCTCGGTTTCGATAAAGCCCATCTTGTTGAAAGTCTGGGTGTAGGCTGTCACCGCATCCATCGCCTGGGCCTGGGCGTCCTCGCCCGGTTCAGTGGCCAGCTTCATCAGCAGGGAGCGAGTCTTGCGGTATTGGTTGGCTGCTTTTTTTGCAGCGGCGGCAGGGATATGCTCCGCGCCGTCCCAGCCCCGGAAGGGGTTGTCCAGGTTTTGCGCCAGCCACTCCGGTTTCCGGGGCTTGGTGATCCGCAGATCCATTCCCGGCTTGCTTTTCCAGAGCTGCTTTGCCGCTTTTGCCGCATCTTCCGGCAGGCTGGTCATCCAGAACCAGCGAAGCTCCGGCATCTGCTCCGGGGTGGGGATGTCGTCCGCCCCGAAGCCGAACAGATCAAAGGTGGAGAGGTTCGTCAGTTCCCGGAACGCTCCCACAGCGGAGAAGTTTTGCAGGTTTCCCGGCGCGCCCCAGAGCCGCAGCTCCTTCAGATGGGGATGGACAGCAGCCAGCCCGGTCAGATCAAAGTCCTTCAGCTCGATGCCATGCAGCCCCCGTAAGTTCGGCAGTTCCGTGTGCGGGCAGTATTCCCCGATAAATTGGAGGGTCAAGCCGCTGCCATCTTCGGGGGCATGGATGGTACAGGCGTCCAGCCCCTTGTTCTGGAACAGGAGCTGCTCCGTTCCCTCACACAGCCATAGCTCCTCCAGCCCGGTCATGTCCAGCATCAGCTTTCTGATGCTGGTGCCCCGCAGATCAAGTGTCCTCTGACCGTGGTTCAGCAGGGTCAGCTCACTGATAAAGGGATTCCCCCTCAGAAATTCCAGCAGATCCGGGTGCCACCGCTGGCAGATGAGTTCGGAGAGGCAGGGCAGAGCCTTTAGTTCCAGTGCCGAATCGAATGGTGCGTACTGGTCCATCACCCGATGGCTGCTGACCTTCACCGGGATACCGCCGATCTCCGTTTTCTCTTCGCTCTCCATGGCCTCCTTGAAGGCCCGCCGCCGTTCCTCCGGAATGGCCTGCCACCGGATCTGGAGGTACACATCATAGCCGTCACTCCAGCCTCCATAGGAGCGGCAGGGCTGGTCGGTGAAGGGCGGCAGTGTGCCAACCAGCGTGTACTGGGGCGGGACCTCCAACGGCACCCGCAGCAGGTGGAGGTCGCGGGACCAGTACATGAAGTCCTTGTAGAGCGGGCGGAGATGGGGCAGTTCCTCCGCAGTCAGAGGGGCGTCGCCCACCCAATCCAGAGAGAGGACCACCGCCCAAGATTCTTTGCTCACCGTGTCCGGCGGCGCAATATAGGCCACCTGGCAGGCGGTGTAGCGTTTCAGATATTGGTTATAGACTGTATAGACCTCTCCGGCGTTGGCTTTCATGGCGCTCTCCTTTGTTCTGTCACATTTTTAATCCTGCTCTCGATAACTGGCTTCAATGTCGATGAAGCGCACATACACGGCGCAGACTTCGCCCTTTGCGTCATAGCCGAAGTAGACGGGATAGTAACCGTCACCCCAGCCAGAGGAGAAGATGGGCAGGTTGCAGTCCGTGTCCGGCACGGTCCAGTTGAGCCAGTCGCCGCAGTCCCCCTGATATTTGGGGTGGGCTTGGGCGTTTTCCTCCAGTAAGTCGCAGAACAGGTCGTTGTAGGGGTCGATGTCCGGGTCCTCCTCCAGCCGCTTGGCCCAGTATGTTTTGAAAGCCGCCTGGGTCTGGATGTCTGCAATACACCCCATTCCGGCATCTACGCCGAAACCGAAGTAGTCATCATCTCCCAGTGCCGCGTCCAGATTCTCGTTGCCCACCATGCCCAGCTCATAGCGGACAGGCTTTTCCCGGCTGACCTCCACCTTGACGCAGGCGTAGCGGTCGCCGTATTGTTCGCTGGGCACCACGCAGATTTTCACGGGATAAGTTCCGGCGGGGATCGTTTGAAGGAAGGGCAGAGTGTCCTCCAGCTCCACCAGCGGATCACAGGCGAAGATTTGCCCGGTGGGGAAATGGACGGTGCCGATGTCCAGCACATCCACCGCCATATTCCCAATCACTTTTTCTGTAAAATGGGCCTCCAAGTCAACTTTGCAGGTCAGTTTATCCTTGATGGATTCGTATTTGTTCAGCCATTCGGTCGTAGGCATATCAGTTTCCTCCTGTTGATTCAGTTTCTTGATGTACACACTCTCCGAGCCGTCCCAATAGCAGTTCACACACCGGCCATCCTGAAAATGATGGTCACAATTCGGGTAGCCATAGAGAATATGGGCACATTCCGGGCACAGCCCCATCATCTGTGAGGAGCCTTTGAAAAACAGGCTGCCGCACTCATCACAAAGGGCCAGTTCTTTTTCTGCCATAGGGCTCACCAGTCCCGTTCCCGGATGGCCTCCTCAGTGTCAATGGGGATGCCAAACCACTCCAGAATGTAGGCCACGGTTGCCGCAATACATTCCCGCGCCACCGTTTCGATCTCGCTGTCGTTCTCGTCAAATTCCTCCTGAAGATCGTTGATGCCGCAGACCGCCTCGTCCAGCGTTTCCTGCACCGCATCGGTGTCGGTTTCGCCGCTCTCCAACAGGTCGATGACCTTCTGAAGCTCGTCCTTTACCTTGTTCACCAGAAAAGCAGGATAGTAATCGTCCTGATACATTTCGTCCAGCAGTTTGTAATTCGGGTCAAATGCTTTCATCGTGATTTCTCCTTTCTCATTCAAACATCAAACCGTATGATTCAGTCAGGCTTCCATCGTCCTCGTGAAATATACACTGGTACACAGGCTCACGCTGGGTTGCTTTGCGGAACCGCTCCAGAACCGGAGCCAGCGGCTCACCAGTAGGGATACCGAGGGCATCAGACACCCGTTGCAAACTGTCCATATCCATATCTTCCAAGTTACAGTTGCGCTGCCTCTGCCCATACTCCTCCAGTGTTTTGGAATCTACATACTGCTTTGTGTCACAGCAGTCGTGCCAGCAGATACAGCTCACAAGCAGGGAAAAAAGGTCATCCATGCTCTCGGCCAGACGGCCTGCCTCCCCTTCGCTGCTGTAATAGCCGATGGAGCCATCTTCCAACAGGTGGTATTCTCCGCCGGAGCCATCTCTGGCAAAGGCCATACCGGGTAGGGAGAAGGTGCATCGGCCTTCTGCGTCATCCCGCGGGGACAACTCATCCAGCAGGAAGAAGTCAAACAGCGAATCAAATTCATCCGCCAAATCAGGCTTTTCATGCAGTATTTTCAAATAATCCATAGCTGTTTTCCTCCGTTTACGGTTCTTGGGTCATTTTGCGCAGCTGTTCCAGCCACTGTGTTTCTTCCATTATCTCATCATTTTGGTAAAAATGGTCTTTATCGCGGGCCAGATGATCGGCAAGTAGAGCCGCGTCCACAGGAGTGCAAACTGTAAAACTGTCCCGATCCGCGCCCTTGATCTCCCGGTTGAGGTAGTACACCCGCCTGGCATCGCGGGAATACCAGTGACTGAGCAATTCCCATGCGGTCAGATCCGCTTTTGAGAGTTGCTTCCCGTAGGCATAGATCCGTTTCTCATCCCTGGCAAAATAGGTATCACCCAACGAGCGGAAAGAGGAGACCTCCGCGCCCTTGATGATCTTCACCTTGCCGTCCCCGTTGTGGAAGTAGACCTGCCGGCTGTCCTTTGCATATCCCTGGGGCGCGCCTGAATCGTTCTGGCCCTTGTCCAACACCTGGAAGGCTGCCAGCTCTGCATCTGGGATTCTCCCGCTGGTGGTGTAGACGGCTGTTTTGTCCATCGCATAGGCATAGTTTAACACCCGAAACGATGCCGGATCTGCTCCACGAAGGCGAATCCCGCCAAGAAAGCAGGCCGTAGAGGATTTGCCCCAGTAATGCCAGCAGCAAAAGTCTTTGGGCGCAACACCTTTGAGCAGACCGTTTTCATATAAGCCGGAGAAATAGACCGCTCCATCTTGAAAGAAAAACTCATTGTCCACCGGCTCTGTGTTGGTGATTGGTTGCAGCGTTTCTTCGTGCTCGGCTGTGATGCTCAACTCGATCTCATCGTCGCTGTAAACTAAGTAGAGCCCATGAGGGGCTTTTCTATCGAAATGCAGTTCAATGTCACAATATTTGAGTATCAAAGGCTTTCCGCCGCTTCTCATGGTGGAAACGGCATCGGGCTTGCCAAATACCTCCATGATCTCATCCTGTGACATTCCGAATTTCAGCGGTGAAATGTCCCACGGATTCTGCAATATTTGATTGCGCCAAATCGTAAAGTCCTGTTTCATAGTTTTCCGTCCAGTGCCTCCACTGTTTTCATGGCAGCGGAATCAAATTTGTACTGCCGCAGTTCCCGTTCGATCAGGGCAAACACATCCGGAAAGCACTCGATCTCATCCTGGTACTCATATTTCGCATACAGTTTCCCGTACTCGGAGATCCAGACCTCCGCCGGGTAGTAGTAGCCGATATGACCGATGGGCTGGCACTTCTGACCGGCAGCCTGTTCGATCTCCGCCAGCTCACAGCCGGACATATCCCGGAAATAGGCTCCTCCAAATGGTTTTTGATCCCGTTGACCAGGTAGGGAAACAAAGCAAATTGAAAGTCCGCTGCCCAGTTCATCTTTTTCTGTTCCAAGTACCACTCGCAGCACAGGCCGAAATACTTGCGGTAAAACCGCTGAGTGGTCTTCATCATCGGGACGCCATGATTGGCGTAATACTGCTCCGCAATGGAAATATCCACACTGCGGCCTTCGTACCATCCGGCGTACTCCATCAGCTGCTTGACCTTGCTTTTGAGATCGCCGGAGATGGGGATGCGTTCTTTGATCACTCGAATCCTCTCCTGTCGGCTGCGAATTAAAGTTCATTTGGATATCCGATCTTATCAAGGCCCGTCTTGATTTCTTCCCATTCGCTGCGTTTCGGGTTCAGCGCAGCGACCAGTTCTTTTGTCACCGGAACCCCATCAGCAAGCTGGCGCACAGCCTCCAAAGGCAGGTCTGCTGGGTAAAACCACTTCCCGTAATCCACATAGCTCTGTGGATTACCATCAATCGTGGAGAGCAGATCTTTGGATGCGTCCTCGCCGTCCATGGGATTGCAGTGCCAGGTGGTGCCATCTTCCGTCCAGACGCAGAAGGTGCTTTTCATCTTTTTGACTTCACGGCTGCCCATGAGCTTTTGCAACGCAGGGGGCATCCCATCCGTCAGGTCTTCGATACGGGGAAGTTTTTCCTCCCAGTCGTAGAGTTCGGAATCCACACCGTTGATTACACAGCCTTCCGGCGCAAACATGACGATCATGCTCTGGTCACTGCCATCAGTGGCAAAGAATGCCTCTTTGCCTTTTCGCCATGCGGGGTTGTATGTATAGTGGCGGATGAAGCTCCATTCCTCCTCCACCATGATGATGTCCAGAGTTGCCAGCCCTTTGCAGAAGTTTTTCAGGCGCTCCGCATTGGGAAGGCCAGATAAATCTTTTGTGGAAATCATGTGGTTATCCTCCTGTCTTTCGTCACCACAGTCGGTCAATCTGGGTATATATCTTATTAGGCTCTCTGTCCGTAAAACTGGTCAATGAGTCAGTGGGTTCTGTAAGCGGCATTACATTCAAAATATCCAGTACATAATACCAGATTCCTGTATCCCAGTCCCGGAACCGCCCATTGCAGACAGCTCTCCCATACTCACCGGGAGCCAAATCCAATGCCAGCTCATTGAGAGGCTGTTTCTGCCCGGTCTTATCGTAGGTATATCGCTCCGGCATCGCACCGATGTGCCAATCATTGCGGTAACGCACATGGATTCCGGACTCCTGCTGAATCAGTTCAAAAGGGTGAAGTCGCATTGTGCCATTCGGCTTCCACTCCATCAGCCTGCGACAGTCCCTATCGATCTGAAATCCATCGGGCCTCTGTATGATAGATGCAAAGTGAGTAGGCAGACCAAAAGGATAATAGGAGAAGAAGTCTTTAGGCAGCCGCATGGCTCTGGGATACTGGTTCCGCTGTGCGGCCGCATTTCCGCCTCGGC
Coding sequences within:
- a CDS encoding DUF4259 domain-containing protein; amino-acid sequence: MGAWGIKALERDEGLDVLDILKNEYVPEHLVMDLGEMIELMKEEGMLGEDLSDIDFLYDNTAMALAELYFQWKDNSKLDYDHEEAIWDKVTGFTASKEALAFLLRQLTDIKNEVPDEDGIREIVDLWKNEDSGEIAPAWLEHLGWLIKRLISEQEV
- a CDS encoding SMI1/KNR4 family protein, with translation MVQAWRKVDFGTGTVTFLDDTQKEDMLQVEYPNGFLLDMGWYQDRYIISIIHNFDWTHPVKRYETADGNQLPALLTEAVRFVEKKSRTAEREKSEVNMMQVRKLEGYRDKIKAAYEASAFTKGTRPEPEDAVKRFESRYTPIPAEYRWLLLNFGGCYLAEPWIFTLKELEEAYPIFQEAYEDYMSEYDHGPTFPIGGLGDGSIVFIDLESGRVRGYNRDYADLEEIAENFSSLLLGLVEQALELGNLCKEL
- a CDS encoding DUF6966 domain-containing protein, which codes for MKQTDIYTEALTCLRSILLADHPEFQNWIDWLERDIEDWTQRREVAHHLRAYGGMGSFNDLPSMRGNHDYIFGFLKSVCYAFGHLYGKREGISPEALMEECLHDVEQAAYHSYKALNQAIAQHLMQGDLQENLDRL
- a CDS encoding DUF4241 domain-containing protein, which produces MAEKELALCDECGSLFFKGSSQMMGLCPECAHILYGYPNCDHHFQDGRCVNCYWDGSESVYIKKLNQQEETDMPTTEWLNKYESIKDKLTCKVDLEAHFTEKVIGNMAVDVLDIGTVHFPTGQIFACDPLVELEDTLPFLQTIPAGTYPVKICVVPSEQYGDRYACVKVEVSREKPVRYELGMVGNENLDAALGDDDYFGFGVDAGMGCIADIQTQAAFKTYWAKRLEEDPDIDPYNDLFCDLLEENAQAHPKYQGDCGDWLNWTVPDTDCNLPIFSSGWGDGYYPVYFGYDAKGEVCAVYVRFIDIEASYREQD
- a CDS encoding DUF5713 family protein, giving the protein MKAFDPNYKLLDEMYQDDYYPAFLVNKVKDELQKVIDLLESGETDTDAVQETLDEAVCGINDLQEEFDENDSEIETVARECIAATVAYILEWFGIPIDTEEAIRERDW
- a CDS encoding DKNYY domain-containing protein; the encoded protein is MKQDFTIWRNQILQNPWDISPLKFGMSQDEIMEVFGKPDAVSTMRSGGKPLILKYCDIELHFDRKAPHGLYLVYSDDEIELSITAEHEETLQPITNTEPVDNEFFFQDGAVYFSGLYENGLLKGVAPKDFCCWHYWGKSSTACFLGGIRLRGADPASFRVLNYAYAMDKTAVYTTSGRIPDAELAAFQVLDKGQNDSGAPQGYAKDSRQVYFHNGDGKVKIIKGAEVSSFRSLGDTYFARDEKRIYAYGKQLSKADLTAWELLSHWYSRDARRVYYLNREIKGADRDSFTVCTPVDAALLADHLARDKDHFYQNDEIMEETQWLEQLRKMTQEP